In a genomic window of Meleagris gallopavo isolate NT-WF06-2002-E0010 breed Aviagen turkey brand Nicholas breeding stock chromosome 1, Turkey_5.1, whole genome shotgun sequence:
- the LOC100547397 gene encoding C-type lectin domain family 2 member B-like isoform X3 — translation MAAAEQQSDMPQREAMLHFSAEENQRSERGCKWNVGRRKTALLLFVSGVLVGVIAALVFGRVLQHCELCSPRTGFSHVCPNAWLGFQGKCFYFSDNESDWNSSREQCQRLGASLATVDTEEERVFMLRYLGPANCWIGLHRAEGDEHWTWANGSTFTNWFQLRGGGRCAYLNGDRISSALCHTEKLWVCSRADSFVLWKQKAFPD, via the exons atggcagcagcagagcaacaATCAGATATGCCGCAGCGGGAAGCAATGCTGCATTTctcagcagaagaaaaccaaCGATCAGAAAGGG GCTGCAAATGGAACGTGGGCAGAAGGAAAACCGCCCTTTTGCTCTTTGTGAGCGGAGTGCTGGTGGGCGTCATCGCAGCGCTGGTGTTTGGGAGAG TGCTCCAGCACTGTGAGTTGTGCTCACCTCGCACAGGCTTCTCCCACGTCTGCCCCAACGCCTGGCTCGGTTTCCAAgggaaatgcttttatttctcgGACAACGAGAGTGACtggaacagcagcagggagcagtgcCAGCGCCTCGGAGCTTCCCTGGCCACCGTGGACACGGAGGAGGAGAGG GTTTTCATGCTGCGGTACCTGGGCCCGGCAAACTGTTGGAttgggctgcacagggcagaaGGGGACGAGCACTGGACATGGGCCAACGGCAGCACCTTCACCAACTG GTTCCAGCTGCGAGGCGGAGGCCGATGTGCGTACCTGAATGGGGACAGGATCAGCTCAGCCCTCTGCCACactgagaagctgtgggtgtgCAGCAGAGCCGACAGCTTCGTCCTCTGGAAGCAGAAGGCGTTCCCAGATTAA
- the LOC100547397 gene encoding C-type lectin domain family 2 member D-like isoform X1 — protein sequence MGGAPTSAQQLLRRTNLNLGGCGPAGAPDRPRPQLPEQDRQISAPPSNTMAAAEQQSDMPQREAMLHFSAEENQRSERGCKWNVGRRKTALLLFVSGVLVGVIAALVFGRVLQHCELCSPRTGFSHVCPNAWLGFQGKCFYFSDNESDWNSSREQCQRLGASLATVDTEEERVFMLRYLGPANCWIGLHRAEGDEHWTWANGSTFTNWFQLRGGGRCAYLNGDRISSALCHTEKLWVCSRADSFVLWKQKAFPD from the exons ATGGGCGGAGCGCCGACTTCCGCACAGCAGCTCCTCCGGCGGACGAACCTTAACCTGGGCGGCTGCGGTCCTGCAGGGGCCCCGGACCGCCCACGGCCACAG CTCCCAGAACAGGACAGGCAGATCTCAGCTCCACCATCCAACAcgatggcagcagcagagcaacaATCAGATATGCCGCAGCGGGAAGCAATGCTGCATTTctcagcagaagaaaaccaaCGATCAGAAAGGG GCTGCAAATGGAACGTGGGCAGAAGGAAAACCGCCCTTTTGCTCTTTGTGAGCGGAGTGCTGGTGGGCGTCATCGCAGCGCTGGTGTTTGGGAGAG TGCTCCAGCACTGTGAGTTGTGCTCACCTCGCACAGGCTTCTCCCACGTCTGCCCCAACGCCTGGCTCGGTTTCCAAgggaaatgcttttatttctcgGACAACGAGAGTGACtggaacagcagcagggagcagtgcCAGCGCCTCGGAGCTTCCCTGGCCACCGTGGACACGGAGGAGGAGAGG GTTTTCATGCTGCGGTACCTGGGCCCGGCAAACTGTTGGAttgggctgcacagggcagaaGGGGACGAGCACTGGACATGGGCCAACGGCAGCACCTTCACCAACTG GTTCCAGCTGCGAGGCGGAGGCCGATGTGCGTACCTGAATGGGGACAGGATCAGCTCAGCCCTCTGCCACactgagaagctgtgggtgtgCAGCAGAGCCGACAGCTTCGTCCTCTGGAAGCAGAAGGCGTTCCCAGATTAA
- the LOC100547397 gene encoding C-type lectin domain family 2 member D-like isoform X2 has protein sequence MNCRTVLNTRELGLQTRFCFALPEQDRQISAPPSNTMAAAEQQSDMPQREAMLHFSAEENQRSERGCKWNVGRRKTALLLFVSGVLVGVIAALVFGRVLQHCELCSPRTGFSHVCPNAWLGFQGKCFYFSDNESDWNSSREQCQRLGASLATVDTEEERVFMLRYLGPANCWIGLHRAEGDEHWTWANGSTFTNWFQLRGGGRCAYLNGDRISSALCHTEKLWVCSRADSFVLWKQKAFPD, from the exons ATGAACTGCAGGACTGTATTGAACACGCGTGAGCTTGGCTTACAAACACGCTTCTGCTTTGCG CTCCCAGAACAGGACAGGCAGATCTCAGCTCCACCATCCAACAcgatggcagcagcagagcaacaATCAGATATGCCGCAGCGGGAAGCAATGCTGCATTTctcagcagaagaaaaccaaCGATCAGAAAGGG GCTGCAAATGGAACGTGGGCAGAAGGAAAACCGCCCTTTTGCTCTTTGTGAGCGGAGTGCTGGTGGGCGTCATCGCAGCGCTGGTGTTTGGGAGAG TGCTCCAGCACTGTGAGTTGTGCTCACCTCGCACAGGCTTCTCCCACGTCTGCCCCAACGCCTGGCTCGGTTTCCAAgggaaatgcttttatttctcgGACAACGAGAGTGACtggaacagcagcagggagcagtgcCAGCGCCTCGGAGCTTCCCTGGCCACCGTGGACACGGAGGAGGAGAGG GTTTTCATGCTGCGGTACCTGGGCCCGGCAAACTGTTGGAttgggctgcacagggcagaaGGGGACGAGCACTGGACATGGGCCAACGGCAGCACCTTCACCAACTG GTTCCAGCTGCGAGGCGGAGGCCGATGTGCGTACCTGAATGGGGACAGGATCAGCTCAGCCCTCTGCCACactgagaagctgtgggtgtgCAGCAGAGCCGACAGCTTCGTCCTCTGGAAGCAGAAGGCGTTCCCAGATTAA